A region from the uncultured Holophaga sp. genome encodes:
- a CDS encoding TonB-dependent receptor: protein MPLPCSRWVPALVAGSLLLPPLAAQSTGSTTADLRVILAPWPTPGLSLRLVSPERGQCWVLRPDQQGRAEFRLLPPGTYTLEVDAGEGRRLRVEGLTLSLGNTRELRLPPPATAEVPVEEGMVGAPGTWSLDLPALEGLPASRRNYTGLSLTTPLAAMGRGPTNPGAPDSGLSLAGAGPRQNSFLVDGLDNNDLGNGNSRLLVSQSAIQAFQVLPGGYSAELGRATGGVVNAILKTGTNRTEGSVFDSFSPGSLDARSPLAGSTHFWMHQYGLSTSGPILKDRLFYFACAERLDRSATRTVNIDPAVATSIRGAGFNLETGDLESRDASTSALLKLDWIPSPDNRWSARFMGSRRGNDSLIPWGGLKARSTGGRQDTRDLAAALTWQWIPSPELLRESRFMLTDRRDRLVALDGDRTVQVDLQGMASFGTQRLTPQDLRTRYLQWSDATTLVRGAHTLKAGVDWINTLNQGRAENNSTGYYLFQAIPTYGLSSSLASFLAGAPVAYVQSFGDSSTRFSTDLQSLYVQDEWRPAPPWTLQLGLRYDRERIPTFEDTPDYQALGGTTSSRLEDGAVAYSSLFRVQRNWTSARFSPRVSFTWEPTPRWKLHGGFGTFSGSTNLSPVFGLRTTNGLRGYGILQTILDANPYGPMTAWAQPGHRYSTAPEGVAHSLVIPGSHQSPVSRQQSLGLTWLAAPAWQLSLDLLHTKGSHLLNVRDVNAFVLSTAGLRRVDTRYSSIYRVDDSGASRYWAQTLGCTWTPATGTRIQASYCHSSARDNYNDWTGALAPENTFDPSSEWGPSFQDQRHRFLVDALWSGPETGNPWVRGWQVGARATLGSGRPYSRLAGSDLNNNGDGASDRVPGYGRNSEQLPWSRRIDLRLTRTFQASQVRWEASLDIFNLLNHANVTEVQNVAGSDSPPYGTPTDYEGMRQFQFGLRASY, encoded by the coding sequence ATGCCGCTCCCCTGTTCCCGATGGGTGCCGGCCCTGGTGGCAGGCTCCCTCCTCCTCCCCCCCCTCGCAGCCCAGAGCACCGGTTCGACCACCGCGGACCTCCGGGTCATCCTCGCCCCTTGGCCGACACCGGGACTCAGCCTGAGGCTTGTCTCCCCGGAGCGCGGGCAGTGCTGGGTGCTCCGGCCCGATCAGCAGGGCCGTGCCGAGTTCCGTCTGCTTCCCCCGGGCACCTACACCCTGGAGGTCGATGCCGGGGAGGGGCGCCGTCTCAGGGTCGAAGGGCTCACCCTCAGCCTGGGAAACACCCGGGAGCTCCGCCTGCCCCCCCCCGCCACCGCCGAAGTGCCGGTGGAGGAGGGGATGGTGGGGGCCCCCGGCACCTGGAGCCTGGACCTCCCTGCCCTGGAGGGACTCCCCGCCAGCCGGCGGAACTATACCGGCCTGAGTCTGACAACCCCCCTTGCGGCCATGGGGCGTGGCCCCACCAACCCTGGAGCCCCCGACTCCGGACTCAGCCTCGCCGGAGCCGGCCCGCGCCAGAACAGCTTTCTCGTCGATGGCCTCGACAACAACGACCTCGGCAACGGCAACAGCCGGCTCCTCGTGAGCCAGTCCGCCATCCAGGCCTTCCAGGTTCTGCCCGGGGGCTACTCTGCGGAGCTGGGCAGGGCCACAGGAGGCGTGGTGAATGCCATCCTGAAGACCGGGACCAACCGCACCGAGGGCAGCGTCTTCGACAGCTTCAGCCCCGGATCGCTGGACGCCCGCTCCCCCTTGGCTGGCAGCACCCACTTCTGGATGCACCAGTACGGGCTCTCCACCTCGGGTCCCATCCTCAAGGACCGCCTCTTCTACTTCGCCTGCGCCGAGCGCCTCGACCGCTCGGCCACCCGAACCGTGAACATCGACCCCGCAGTGGCCACCAGCATCCGGGGTGCTGGATTCAACCTGGAGACCGGAGACCTGGAGTCCCGCGACGCCTCCACCTCAGCCCTGCTCAAGCTGGACTGGATCCCCAGCCCGGACAACCGCTGGAGCGCCCGATTCATGGGGAGCCGCAGGGGAAACGACAGCCTGATTCCCTGGGGTGGGCTCAAGGCCCGCAGTACCGGAGGACGCCAGGACACCCGGGATCTGGCGGCGGCCCTCACCTGGCAGTGGATCCCCTCTCCGGAACTCCTGCGGGAGAGCCGCTTCATGCTCACTGATCGCCGGGACCGTCTGGTGGCCCTGGATGGGGACCGGACGGTGCAGGTGGATCTCCAGGGCATGGCCAGCTTCGGCACCCAGCGGCTCACCCCCCAGGATCTCCGCACCCGCTACCTGCAGTGGTCAGACGCCACCACCCTTGTCCGGGGCGCCCACACCCTCAAAGCCGGAGTCGACTGGATCAACACCCTCAACCAGGGTCGGGCCGAGAACAACAGCACCGGCTACTACCTCTTCCAGGCCATCCCCACGTACGGACTCTCCTCCAGCCTCGCTTCCTTCCTCGCGGGTGCTCCGGTGGCCTACGTCCAATCCTTCGGCGACTCCAGCACCCGCTTCAGCACAGACCTGCAGAGCCTCTACGTGCAGGATGAGTGGCGGCCGGCTCCCCCTTGGACCCTGCAACTGGGGCTCCGCTATGACCGGGAGCGTATCCCCACCTTCGAGGACACCCCCGATTACCAGGCCCTGGGCGGAACCACCAGCTCCCGCCTCGAGGACGGCGCTGTGGCCTACAGCAGCCTGTTCAGGGTCCAGCGGAACTGGACCTCGGCCCGCTTCTCTCCCCGAGTCTCCTTCACCTGGGAGCCCACCCCAAGGTGGAAGCTCCATGGTGGCTTCGGCACCTTCAGCGGCAGCACCAACCTGAGCCCTGTCTTCGGGCTGCGGACGACCAATGGCCTGCGGGGCTATGGCATCCTCCAGACCATCCTGGATGCCAATCCCTACGGCCCCATGACCGCATGGGCCCAGCCGGGGCACCGGTACAGCACGGCCCCCGAGGGGGTCGCCCACAGCCTGGTCATTCCCGGCAGCCACCAGTCCCCCGTAAGCCGCCAGCAGAGCCTGGGCCTCACTTGGCTGGCGGCTCCAGCCTGGCAGCTGAGTCTGGACCTCCTCCACACCAAGGGCAGCCACCTGCTGAACGTCCGGGATGTGAATGCCTTCGTGCTGAGCACCGCAGGCCTCCGCCGGGTGGACACAAGGTACTCCAGCATCTACCGGGTGGACGACTCTGGGGCAAGCCGGTATTGGGCCCAGACCCTGGGTTGCACCTGGACCCCCGCAACGGGCACTCGAATCCAGGCCTCCTACTGCCACAGCTCCGCTCGGGACAACTACAACGACTGGACCGGGGCCCTGGCTCCCGAAAACACCTTCGACCCCTCAAGCGAGTGGGGACCGAGCTTCCAGGACCAGAGGCACCGCTTTCTGGTGGACGCCCTCTGGTCAGGTCCGGAGACGGGTAACCCCTGGGTGCGCGGCTGGCAGGTGGGGGCCAGGGCGACCCTGGGCAGCGGACGGCCCTACAGCCGCCTGGCGGGAAGTGACCTCAACAACAACGGGGACGGTGCCTCAGACCGGGTTCCGGGCTACGGGCGCAACAGTGAGCAGCTGCCCTGGAGCCGCCGCATCGACCTCCGGCTCACCCGGACTTTCCAGGCCAGCCAGGTGCGCTGGGAGGCGAGCCTGGATATCTTCAACCTCCTGAACCACGCCAATGTGACCGAAGTCCAGAACGTCGCCGGCTCCGACTCCCCCCCCTACGGCACCCCCACTGACTACGAGGGGATGCGCCAGTTCCAGTTCGGTCTGCGAGCCTCCTACTGA
- a CDS encoding protein kinase translates to MIQIEEFCGSRRFALRCCLGSGSFGKVYEAYDRDQECRVALKIPHSFQAVDLFRLKQEFRALADVSHPNLVALRELMTDGNRWFFSMELLDGVDFLTALRRGVPGAEGAALTGSSGTLVALRRVTDATCSPLHGSTGEDAWGGVEPVMHPRTYPCSPPREFQVIRKALVDLVHGLGALHAAGIIHRDLKPGNVIITPQGRLVILDFGLATRLLPEGSERPETAGTPAFIAPEILEGGECSPASDWYSVGVMLYQVLTGQPPYIGTDLEVIRAKADMDPCPPSLLVEGLPEDLDHICTALLERDPALRPDGAAILEALQGDSREGRPPRVLRGEMIGREAELAMLLRSFHQLRDGCTRTVWLQGESGSGKTALVQRFVREVRRLNPECVVLPGRCYEQEDLPFKAMDSLVDALSLRLKAMAPLACRAILPRQTASLVQLFPVLGQVPALAEAPGAPLTVDPVELRRQAFAAFRELLERLGNTQPLVLILEDLQWGDMDSAALLAELFRGPDRPCLMLVITFRGEDLSSSPVLRQLCSSPAELFGELVSIELHSLGPREARAMALSRLDPLLAGREGLAERIARDSGGNPYYIHELAHFLRGAQEPARDWSGGLEAYLQGVIRGLPEDAKLLLETLALAGRPLPWSLARAATERKGGGESGYPQLRSAHLVRVRGAQEDKLLEPYHHRVQLAVLAAMDPGEQALGHLRLARAMEERGGQEPAFLALHYKRGGDSDRALGYYIEGAHQAGRALAFEQAASFLAQAMALLGDPWQTRRDLCLDYADALCKAGHSLEAAEAYQRLIPGAPTGREGILLRRRASEEFMRCGHMDRGVVLLEELLPLARIRMPASPGHALVRALD, encoded by the coding sequence ATGATCCAGATCGAGGAGTTCTGCGGTTCGCGCCGGTTTGCACTCCGGTGCTGCCTGGGCTCGGGCTCTTTCGGGAAGGTCTATGAGGCGTACGACCGGGACCAGGAGTGCCGGGTCGCCCTCAAGATCCCGCACTCCTTCCAGGCGGTCGATCTCTTCCGCCTCAAGCAGGAATTCAGGGCCCTGGCCGATGTGAGCCACCCCAATCTCGTGGCGCTCCGGGAGCTGATGACGGATGGGAACCGATGGTTCTTCTCCATGGAGCTGCTGGATGGCGTGGACTTCCTGACGGCTCTCCGGAGGGGTGTCCCCGGGGCGGAGGGGGCCGCTTTGACCGGCAGCTCCGGAACCCTCGTCGCCCTGCGGCGGGTCACCGATGCCACCTGCTCCCCCCTCCACGGGAGCACCGGTGAGGACGCCTGGGGTGGCGTGGAGCCGGTCATGCACCCGCGGACCTACCCCTGTTCGCCGCCCAGGGAGTTCCAGGTCATCCGGAAGGCCCTGGTGGACCTGGTCCACGGTCTGGGGGCCCTCCATGCCGCCGGGATCATCCACAGGGACCTGAAGCCCGGGAATGTGATCATCACTCCCCAGGGCCGACTGGTGATCCTTGACTTCGGTCTTGCCACCCGCCTGCTCCCGGAGGGGTCGGAGCGTCCGGAGACTGCGGGAACCCCGGCCTTCATCGCCCCTGAGATCCTGGAGGGGGGGGAATGCTCCCCCGCCAGCGATTGGTACAGTGTCGGGGTGATGCTCTACCAGGTCCTGACTGGACAGCCGCCCTACATCGGCACCGATCTGGAGGTCATCCGGGCCAAGGCCGACATGGATCCCTGTCCTCCCTCTCTGCTGGTGGAGGGTCTTCCGGAAGATCTGGACCACATCTGTACGGCTCTCCTGGAACGCGACCCCGCGCTGCGCCCGGATGGAGCCGCCATTCTGGAGGCCCTGCAGGGGGACTCCAGGGAAGGGAGGCCGCCCCGGGTCCTCCGCGGGGAGATGATCGGCCGGGAGGCCGAGTTGGCCATGCTCCTGCGGTCCTTCCACCAGCTTCGGGATGGGTGTACCCGGACCGTCTGGCTCCAGGGGGAGTCCGGCTCCGGAAAGACCGCCCTGGTCCAGCGCTTCGTCCGGGAGGTCCGGCGACTGAACCCGGAGTGTGTGGTCCTTCCTGGGCGGTGCTATGAGCAGGAGGACCTCCCCTTCAAGGCCATGGACAGTCTGGTGGATGCGCTGAGTCTGCGCCTCAAGGCCATGGCACCACTGGCCTGTCGGGCCATCCTGCCGCGGCAGACAGCCTCCCTGGTCCAGCTCTTCCCTGTCCTGGGGCAGGTGCCCGCTCTGGCGGAAGCTCCGGGGGCGCCCCTCACGGTGGATCCGGTGGAGCTGAGGCGCCAGGCCTTCGCTGCCTTCCGGGAGCTCCTGGAGAGGCTGGGAAACACCCAGCCCCTGGTGCTCATCCTGGAGGACCTCCAGTGGGGTGACATGGACAGTGCCGCCCTGTTGGCAGAACTCTTCCGGGGGCCGGACAGGCCATGCCTGATGCTAGTCATCACCTTCCGTGGGGAGGATCTCTCCTCTTCCCCGGTGCTCCGGCAGCTCTGTTCCTCGCCTGCGGAGCTCTTCGGGGAGCTCGTCTCCATTGAGTTGCACAGCCTCGGGCCCCGGGAGGCCCGGGCCATGGCCCTCAGCCGGCTCGATCCCCTCCTGGCCGGGCGGGAGGGGCTGGCGGAGCGGATTGCCAGGGATTCGGGCGGGAACCCATACTATATCCACGAACTCGCCCACTTCCTCCGGGGGGCGCAGGAACCGGCCCGGGACTGGTCCGGCGGACTCGAAGCCTATCTCCAGGGCGTGATCCGAGGCCTGCCGGAGGATGCGAAGCTGCTCCTCGAGACCCTGGCCCTTGCGGGCCGTCCTCTTCCGTGGAGCCTTGCCAGGGCCGCCACTGAGCGGAAGGGAGGGGGGGAGAGCGGCTATCCGCAGCTGAGGAGCGCCCATCTGGTCAGGGTGCGGGGCGCCCAGGAGGACAAGCTGCTGGAGCCCTACCACCATCGGGTCCAACTGGCTGTGCTGGCGGCCATGGATCCAGGAGAACAGGCTCTGGGTCACCTCCGCCTTGCCCGGGCGATGGAAGAGCGGGGGGGGCAGGAACCAGCCTTCCTCGCCCTCCACTACAAGCGCGGCGGGGATTCGGATCGCGCGTTGGGTTACTACATTGAGGGGGCGCACCAGGCGGGCCGTGCCCTCGCTTTCGAGCAGGCGGCCTCCTTCCTGGCCCAGGCCATGGCCCTCCTCGGGGATCCCTGGCAGACCCGCCGGGACCTCTGCCTGGACTACGCTGATGCCCTCTGCAAGGCCGGACACAGCCTGGAGGCGGCGGAGGCCTACCAGCGGCTGATTCCGGGGGCCCCTACGGGCAGAGAGGGGATCCTGCTGAGGCGCCGGGCTTCGGAGGAATTCATGCGTTGTGGGCACATGGACCGGGGGGTGGTGCTCCTGGAGGAGCTCCTTCCCCTGGCCCGCATCCGGATGCCCGCCTCTCCGGGTCATGCCCTGGTCCGTGCGCTGGATTGA
- a CDS encoding isochorismatase family protein, translated as MLPPTTALLLLCIQKGWDHPHWGGRSHPGAEACIHDLLEAFRSAGRPVVHIRQDHADPHSPLCPGQPGHAFKPEATPLDHELVLGKTGSSAFSGTGLEELLRRMGVDRLVVAGFTAADDVSSTVRSARDLGFRVMVMQDAVVAFELEDLEAEIIPPEEVHRVTMAELHGLSGLILETAACLPHVPV; from the coding sequence ATGCTTCCACCCACGACCGCCCTCCTCCTGCTCTGTATCCAGAAGGGCTGGGACCATCCCCACTGGGGGGGGCGCTCCCATCCTGGGGCGGAGGCCTGCATCCACGACCTCCTGGAGGCCTTCCGCTCCGCAGGGAGACCGGTGGTGCACATCCGGCAGGATCATGCGGACCCCCATTCCCCGCTCTGCCCCGGGCAGCCAGGGCATGCCTTCAAGCCCGAAGCCACTCCGTTGGACCATGAGCTTGTCTTGGGCAAGACGGGCTCTTCAGCCTTCAGTGGGACTGGATTGGAGGAACTGCTGCGGCGGATGGGGGTGGATCGCCTTGTGGTGGCCGGCTTCACGGCGGCCGATGATGTGTCCTCCACGGTCCGCTCCGCCAGGGACCTCGGTTTCCGTGTGATGGTGATGCAGGATGCGGTGGTGGCCTTCGAGCTGGAGGACCTGGAGGCGGAGATCATCCCTCCTGAAGAGGTCCACCGGGTGACGATGGCCGAGCTTCACGGGCTGTCCGGCCTGATTCTGGAGACTGCCGCTTGTCTGCCCCACGTTCCTGTTTGA
- a CDS encoding DinB family protein, translating to MFRRIRDFLVLWEQESQASLRVFRAIPDAAMSHLSAPEGRDLARLAWHLVEGLIELPGRMGLRVEGSDLVHGGFICAPPVLMEEIIQAYERASASLASQVGGWSDATLDIQDDMYGELWARGLSLMVLITHQAHHRGQMTVLLRQAGLRVPEVYGPVREDWAGFGMKPPKV from the coding sequence ATGTTCCGTCGTATCCGGGATTTCCTGGTTCTCTGGGAGCAGGAGTCCCAGGCTTCCCTCAGGGTCTTCCGTGCCATCCCCGACGCCGCCATGAGCCACCTTTCGGCTCCGGAGGGCAGGGACTTGGCGCGTCTGGCTTGGCACCTGGTGGAGGGCCTGATCGAGTTGCCCGGGCGCATGGGCCTCCGGGTCGAGGGCTCCGATCTGGTGCATGGGGGCTTCATCTGTGCGCCCCCGGTGCTCATGGAGGAGATCATCCAGGCCTATGAGCGGGCCAGCGCAAGTTTGGCCTCCCAGGTGGGGGGCTGGAGCGATGCCACCCTGGATATCCAGGACGACATGTACGGGGAGCTCTGGGCCAGGGGACTCTCCCTGATGGTCCTCATCACCCACCAGGCCCACCACCGGGGTCAGATGACCGTACTCCTGCGGCAGGCCGGTCTCCGGGTGCCTGAGGTCTACGGGCCAGTCCGTGAAGACTGGGCCGGTTTCGGGATGAAACCCCCGAAGGTGTGA
- a CDS encoding L-lactate dehydrogenase, whose protein sequence is MVSARLSTRVAIIGAGNVGATCAYALLLRGVATEIVLVDANREKAVGEAMDLNHSLPFAQPARIWAGDYADCAGAALTIITAGAGRMAPGQTRMDLIRTNAGVFREIVPEVARHNPEGLLLIASNPVDVMTYAAQRLSGLPPEKVIGSGTILDTARFRFLLSQHFQVDPRSVHAFIIGEHGDSEVPVWSLANIAGMRLPDFCTAREITYDQEAMDAIFRQTRGAGYEVISRKGATFFAIALGLAEIAGTILRDQNTVLSVSTLLEGGYGAEGVCLSLPVALGRTGVQWVLPMGLNEAEAAALRVSAGKLRAGIAQLGL, encoded by the coding sequence ATGGTCTCAGCCAGGCTTTCCACACGAGTGGCCATCATCGGGGCGGGCAACGTGGGGGCGACCTGTGCCTACGCGCTCCTGCTGAGGGGGGTGGCGACGGAGATCGTCCTGGTGGATGCCAACCGGGAGAAGGCGGTGGGGGAGGCGATGGACCTGAACCACAGCCTTCCCTTCGCCCAGCCCGCCCGCATATGGGCAGGCGACTATGCCGACTGCGCGGGTGCAGCTCTCACGATCATCACGGCGGGCGCAGGACGCATGGCCCCCGGGCAGACTCGGATGGACCTGATCCGGACCAATGCTGGGGTCTTCCGTGAGATTGTCCCCGAGGTGGCCCGCCACAACCCGGAAGGGCTGCTGCTGATCGCCAGCAACCCGGTGGATGTGATGACCTATGCCGCCCAGCGTCTCTCGGGACTGCCACCGGAGAAGGTCATCGGGTCGGGCACGATTCTGGATACAGCGCGCTTCCGCTTCCTGCTCAGCCAGCACTTCCAGGTGGATCCCCGGAGTGTCCATGCCTTCATCATCGGAGAGCATGGCGACAGCGAGGTTCCTGTCTGGTCCCTCGCGAACATCGCCGGGATGAGGCTGCCGGACTTCTGCACCGCCCGGGAGATCACCTATGACCAGGAGGCCATGGATGCCATCTTCCGGCAGACCCGGGGGGCCGGCTACGAGGTGATCTCCCGCAAGGGGGCCACCTTCTTCGCCATTGCTCTGGGCTTGGCCGAGATCGCGGGGACGATCCTCCGGGACCAGAACACCGTGCTCTCGGTCTCCACCTTGCTGGAGGGGGGCTACGGTGCGGAGGGGGTCTGCCTCAGCCTTCCGGTGGCTCTGGGCCGCACCGGGGTGCAGTGGGTGCTGCCCATGGGCCTCAATGAAGCGGAGGCCGCCGCCCTGCGTGTCTCCGCGGGCAAGCTGAGGGCGGGCATCGCCCAGTTGGGGCTCTGA
- a CDS encoding PAS domain S-box protein — MTDSLDLDRICRDLVAGAADAIIYSDREGLIRLWNAGAERIFGYCAEEALGQSLDLIIPEKLRERHWEGYARTMASGVTRYGADSLLSVPAIRKDGSRLSVAFTILPFHGEGGEIIGVGAILRDVTPQYEELKALRQRLSGLG; from the coding sequence ATGACCGATTCGTTGGATCTGGACCGGATCTGCCGTGACTTGGTGGCCGGGGCCGCCGATGCCATCATCTATTCCGACCGGGAGGGTCTCATCCGCCTGTGGAACGCCGGCGCCGAGAGGATCTTCGGCTACTGTGCGGAGGAGGCCCTGGGGCAGAGCCTGGATCTCATCATCCCGGAGAAGCTCCGGGAGCGGCACTGGGAGGGCTATGCCCGGACCATGGCCTCCGGGGTGACCCGCTACGGGGCCGACAGCCTGCTCTCGGTCCCCGCCATCCGGAAGGATGGTTCCCGCCTCTCGGTGGCCTTCACCATCCTGCCCTTTCATGGGGAGGGCGGAGAGATCATCGGGGTCGGGGCGATCCTCCGGGATGTCACCCCCCAGTACGAGGAATTGAAGGCCCTCCGCCAGCGGCTGTCCGGGCTGGGGTGA
- a CDS encoding class I SAM-dependent methyltransferase produces the protein MFTKLFARHLRQPSGLVGRYVARWMNQANGDINSTALHLAMAQGGARLLEVGFGGGSLLQMALELPTLASVTGLDASPDMVKRARRKLRGPLQEGRLQLHQGLITELPFGPAHFDAVVSVNTLNFWPSLEAPLRECRRVLAPGGRLVLGFDDKEDMCQWSGHHHGFTLYEVAEVHRALESCGFRCLETLTLQAQGSERVHCVQACSRA, from the coding sequence ATGTTCACCAAGCTCTTCGCCCGGCACCTGCGCCAACCCTCAGGACTGGTGGGGCGCTACGTCGCCCGCTGGATGAACCAGGCCAACGGGGACATCAACAGCACCGCGCTGCATCTGGCCATGGCCCAGGGTGGCGCCCGTCTCCTGGAAGTGGGCTTCGGAGGCGGCTCCCTCCTTCAGATGGCCCTGGAACTGCCCACCCTTGCCTCCGTGACAGGCCTCGATGCCTCCCCGGACATGGTCAAGCGGGCCCGTCGCAAGCTCCGGGGCCCCCTCCAGGAGGGCAGACTCCAGCTTCACCAGGGCCTGATCACCGAGCTGCCCTTCGGTCCCGCCCACTTCGACGCCGTGGTCAGCGTCAACACCCTCAACTTCTGGCCCTCCCTGGAGGCCCCCCTCCGGGAGTGCAGGCGGGTCCTTGCGCCGGGAGGTCGCTTGGTTCTGGGTTTTGACGACAAGGAGGACATGTGCCAGTGGTCCGGCCATCACCACGGTTTCACGCTCTACGAGGTGGCGGAAGTCCACCGAGCCCTGGAGTCCTGTGGATTTAGGTGCCTGGAGACCCTCACCCTCCAGGCCCAGGGCAGTGAGCGGGTCCACTGCGTCCAGGCCTGCAGCCGAGCATGA
- a CDS encoding SPFH domain-containing protein has protein sequence MNALFGLSLPALAGGVVGLVILLILFFKTCRYIPNNRVGIVEKLWSGKGSVKSGLIALNNEAGFQPQLLRGGWHIRLPFIYRIHRLPLVTIPQGKIGYVFSRDGQDLPPTQALASNARVKDFQDATAFLQSGGQKGPQRAILREGSYAINLALFVVLTEDQIYYLPWDRSELETFQKMSAIIAERGGWRPVIIRGADDAVGIVTIHDGPSLPSGEIIAPTVGEEVAKVETYHNNFQDADKFLRAGGLRGRQYQVLVEGTYYINRLFGTVELIPKTVVEVGTVGVVVSYTGDQGTDISGQEYRHGELVNKGQRGVWSEPLLPGKYAFNTYAGKVLMVPTTNFILKWSKAEVGSHKFDENLTEVSLITKDAFEPSLPLSVVVHIDYRKAPLVIQRFGDIKKLVEQTLDPMVSAYFKNIGQTRTLIQLIQDRSAIQEQSGVQMKEKFGHYNLELQEVLIGTPTSGNQGGQIEQILTQLRSRQIADEQVETYARQENAAVKERELREAEAKAKQQTALTESEISITVQSNQGKADYAKAQQQASQIQTLAAAEAEKVRLMGEGEAKRIKVMAEAQAEQAARVGVAQALAIEEQVRAYGGPQFQLVQQVMNRFAEAIEKSQVDVVPKINMAGAGQGGGSVIESLLGLLLSQKVGDMAGVTAVQTPRDPMAEKLREEMKSQFEKA, from the coding sequence ATGAACGCACTCTTCGGTCTCAGTCTCCCGGCCCTGGCCGGGGGGGTGGTGGGGCTGGTCATCCTGCTCATCCTTTTCTTCAAGACCTGTCGGTACATTCCCAACAATCGGGTGGGTATCGTCGAGAAGCTGTGGAGCGGCAAGGGCTCGGTGAAGAGCGGCCTCATCGCCCTCAACAACGAGGCGGGCTTCCAGCCCCAGTTGCTCCGTGGCGGCTGGCACATCCGCCTGCCCTTCATCTACCGCATTCACCGACTGCCCCTGGTGACCATTCCCCAGGGCAAGATCGGCTACGTCTTCAGCCGTGACGGTCAGGATCTTCCCCCCACCCAGGCCCTGGCTTCCAATGCCCGGGTCAAGGACTTCCAGGACGCCACGGCCTTTCTGCAGAGCGGCGGTCAGAAGGGTCCCCAGCGGGCCATCCTCCGGGAAGGCAGCTATGCCATCAATCTGGCCCTCTTCGTGGTGCTCACCGAGGACCAGATCTACTACCTGCCCTGGGACCGCTCGGAGCTGGAGACCTTCCAGAAGATGAGCGCCATCATCGCCGAGCGCGGCGGCTGGCGGCCGGTGATCATCCGGGGTGCTGATGATGCCGTGGGCATTGTCACCATCCATGACGGCCCCAGTCTGCCCAGTGGCGAGATTATCGCCCCCACCGTGGGTGAAGAGGTGGCCAAGGTCGAGACCTACCACAACAACTTCCAGGATGCCGACAAGTTCCTCCGGGCCGGGGGCCTGCGGGGCCGCCAGTATCAGGTGCTGGTGGAAGGCACTTACTACATCAACCGCCTCTTCGGCACCGTGGAGCTGATCCCCAAGACCGTGGTGGAGGTGGGCACCGTGGGTGTGGTGGTGAGCTACACCGGGGACCAGGGCACGGACATCAGCGGCCAGGAATACCGCCACGGGGAACTGGTGAACAAGGGGCAGCGGGGTGTGTGGAGCGAGCCCCTGCTGCCGGGTAAGTACGCCTTCAACACCTACGCCGGCAAGGTGCTGATGGTGCCCACCACCAACTTCATCCTCAAGTGGAGCAAGGCCGAGGTGGGCAGCCACAAGTTCGATGAGAACCTCACCGAGGTGAGCCTCATCACCAAGGATGCTTTCGAGCCCAGCCTGCCCCTCTCGGTGGTGGTCCACATCGACTACCGCAAGGCACCCCTCGTCATCCAGCGCTTCGGGGACATCAAGAAGCTGGTGGAGCAGACCCTGGACCCCATGGTCAGCGCCTACTTCAAGAACATCGGCCAGACCCGCACCCTCATCCAGCTCATCCAGGATCGCTCGGCCATCCAGGAACAGTCCGGGGTGCAGATGAAGGAGAAGTTCGGCCATTACAACCTGGAGCTGCAGGAGGTGCTCATCGGCACCCCCACCAGCGGGAACCAGGGGGGCCAGATCGAGCAGATCCTCACCCAGCTCCGCAGCCGCCAGATCGCCGATGAGCAGGTGGAGACATACGCCCGCCAGGAGAACGCGGCGGTGAAGGAGCGGGAGCTGCGCGAGGCGGAGGCCAAGGCCAAGCAGCAGACGGCCCTCACCGAGTCCGAGATCTCCATCACGGTCCAGAGCAACCAGGGCAAGGCGGACTACGCCAAGGCCCAGCAGCAGGCCTCCCAGATCCAGACCCTGGCGGCGGCCGAGGCCGAGAAGGTCCGCCTCATGGGCGAGGGCGAGGCCAAGCGCATCAAGGTCATGGCCGAGGCCCAGGCCGAGCAGGCCGCCCGGGTGGGCGTGGCCCAGGCCCTCGCCATCGAGGAGCAGGTCCGGGCCTACGGTGGTCCCCAGTTCCAGCTGGTGCAGCAGGTCATGAACCGCTTCGCCGAGGCCATCGAGAAGTCCCAGGTGGATGTGGTGCCCAAGATCAACATGGCAGGTGCCGGCCAGGGTGGCGGCAGCGTCATCGAGAGCCTGCTGGGTCTGCTCCTGAGCCAGAAGGTGGGCGACATGGCCGGCGTGACCGCCGTTCAGACCCCCCGGGACCCCATGGCCGAGAAGCTGCGGGAGGAGATGAAGTCCCAGTTCGAGAAGGCCTGA